From Nocardioides daedukensis, the proteins below share one genomic window:
- a CDS encoding type II toxin-antitoxin system Y4mF family antitoxin, with the protein MQIKGVVMAKQRRSRTVLHDRASTDGELAASVLGRREELGLRQEELADLAGCSPRFIHAVENGKRSIQLDKLLDVLDALGLHLEIVDGAAAEIAAGSRLRQSLALGPAGSDD; encoded by the coding sequence GTGCAGATCAAGGGAGTGGTTATGGCAAAGCAGCGTCGATCTAGAACTGTTCTGCACGATCGTGCATCCACCGATGGGGAGTTGGCCGCCTCCGTCCTCGGCCGGCGTGAGGAGCTCGGTCTACGGCAGGAGGAACTCGCCGATCTGGCCGGATGCTCCCCTCGCTTCATTCATGCCGTCGAGAACGGCAAGCGCAGCATCCAGCTCGACAAGCTCCTCGACGTCCTGGACGCCTTGGGTCTCCATCTGGAGATCGTCGACGGTGCAGCAGCCGAGATCGCGGCCGGTTCGCGGCTCCGGCAGAGTCTGGCGCTTGGGCCGGCAGGGTCCGATGACTGA
- a CDS encoding PaaI family thioesterase: protein MNDLISLMPFAAGVGIVIDKASPDTATGHLDWAPHLCTAGGAMHGGALMTLADSIGAACAFLGLPDGARTSTTTSSTQLMRPLLAGTATATARALQRGRTQIVVQTEVRDLEGRLISLTTQTQVVMT, encoded by the coding sequence ATGAACGACCTGATCAGCCTGATGCCGTTCGCGGCCGGGGTCGGCATCGTGATCGACAAGGCCTCGCCCGACACCGCCACCGGCCACCTCGACTGGGCACCGCACCTGTGCACCGCGGGCGGTGCGATGCACGGGGGAGCGCTGATGACGTTGGCCGACAGCATCGGCGCGGCGTGTGCGTTCCTCGGCCTGCCCGACGGTGCGCGGACCTCGACCACCACGTCCAGCACACAACTGATGCGGCCGTTGCTGGCCGGTACGGCGACCGCCACCGCCCGTGCCCTCCAGCGGGGGCGGACGCAGATCGTCGTACAGACCGAGGTGCGCGACCTGGAGGGCCGGCTGATCTCCCTGACCACCCAGACCCAGGTCGTGATGACCTGA
- a CDS encoding helix-turn-helix domain-containing protein codes for MSSAVLDSAPSIGQPIGPLIREWRNRRRRSQLELSNESGISTRHLSFVETGRSRPSRDMVLRIADQLEVPLRERNTLLLAAGYAPAYDERTLEADDMSAIREALDLILTGYQPFPALVVDRDWNLIQANDAVTPLLADVAPELLEGPVNVLRLSLHPDGMSSRIINLAEWRGHLLDRLAREHAVTGSARTKALHDELLGYPGGITHAPPDGRIAVPMRLRTEAGELSFISTVTTFGTAVDISVAELTVEAFLPADAATAAALRS; via the coding sequence ATGAGCAGCGCCGTCCTCGACTCCGCCCCATCCATTGGCCAGCCGATCGGGCCGCTGATCCGGGAGTGGCGCAACCGCCGGCGCCGGAGCCAGCTCGAGCTCTCCAACGAGTCCGGGATCAGCACCCGGCACCTCAGCTTCGTCGAGACCGGGCGTTCAAGGCCCAGCCGCGACATGGTGCTGCGCATCGCCGACCAGCTGGAGGTGCCGCTGCGGGAGCGGAACACCCTGCTGCTCGCCGCGGGCTATGCGCCGGCCTACGACGAGCGCACCCTGGAGGCCGACGACATGTCTGCGATCCGCGAGGCGCTCGACCTGATCCTCACCGGCTATCAGCCCTTCCCGGCGCTAGTGGTCGACCGCGACTGGAACCTCATCCAGGCCAACGACGCTGTGACGCCGCTGCTCGCCGACGTGGCGCCCGAGCTTCTCGAGGGACCGGTGAACGTGCTGCGGCTCAGCCTCCACCCGGACGGGATGAGCAGCCGGATCATCAACCTCGCCGAGTGGCGCGGTCACCTGCTCGACCGGCTGGCCCGCGAGCACGCCGTCACCGGGTCGGCACGGACCAAGGCGTTGCACGACGAGCTGCTCGGCTATCCGGGCGGCATCACCCACGCGCCGCCGGACGGGCGGATCGCCGTACCCATGCGGCTGCGCACCGAGGCCGGTGAGCTGTCGTTCATCAGCACGGTGACCACGTTCGGCACGGCGGTCGACATCTCGGTCGCGGAGCTCACCGTGGAGGCGTTCCTGCCTGCGGATGCGGCGACCGCGGCGGCGCTGCGCAGCTGA
- the tadA gene encoding tRNA adenosine(34) deaminase TadA: MRSALAEASAAVATGDVPIGAVVLAPDGQIIGRGHNVREADGDPTGHAEVIAIRQAAQAIGEWRLSGCTLVVTLEPCTMCAGAIVLSRVDRVVFGAFDEKAGAVGSLWDVVRDRRLNHRPEVVSGVLAEESAALLQEFFDQHR; this comes from the coding sequence ATGCGGTCGGCGCTGGCCGAGGCGTCGGCGGCGGTTGCGACAGGCGACGTACCCATCGGTGCTGTCGTGCTGGCGCCCGACGGCCAGATCATCGGCCGCGGGCACAACGTTCGCGAGGCCGACGGCGACCCGACCGGGCACGCCGAGGTGATCGCGATCCGCCAGGCAGCGCAGGCGATCGGCGAGTGGCGACTGAGTGGCTGCACTCTCGTGGTCACCCTCGAGCCGTGCACGATGTGTGCCGGGGCGATCGTGCTCTCGCGCGTGGACCGAGTGGTCTTCGGTGCCTTCGACGAGAAGGCAGGCGCGGTCGGCTCGCTGTGGGACGTGGTCCGTGACCGTCGGCTCAACCACCGCCCCGAGGTGGTCTCCGGGGTGTTGGCCGAGGAGTCCGCGGCGCTGCTCCAGGAGTTCTTCGACCAGCACCGCTGA
- a CDS encoding tRNA adenosine deaminase-associated protein — MVDLLDVDFAFAAFREDGEWDVQEIADPALQSVETLATGLRRFPSDSGAIALIGFDEDVFLIVRVLGPQVRILLSDITAADEWDLARTAVEHLNLPFPEEDDDSAPAGDLDILGDLGMHAIDMGVLIDDFDLYPDEMLSDIATRIGFGPAFDDAVGLTSA, encoded by the coding sequence ATGGTCGACCTGCTTGACGTGGACTTCGCGTTCGCTGCCTTCCGCGAGGACGGTGAATGGGACGTGCAGGAGATCGCCGACCCGGCGTTGCAGTCCGTCGAGACTCTCGCCACGGGCCTGCGTCGGTTCCCCAGCGACAGCGGAGCGATCGCGCTGATCGGCTTCGACGAGGACGTCTTCCTGATCGTGAGGGTGCTCGGTCCGCAGGTGCGGATCCTGCTCTCCGACATCACCGCCGCCGACGAGTGGGACCTCGCCCGCACCGCGGTGGAACACCTGAACCTGCCCTTCCCCGAGGAGGACGACGACTCGGCGCCGGCCGGTGACCTCGACATCCTCGGCGACCTCGGCATGCACGCCATCGACATGGGCGTGCTGATCGACGACTTCGATCTCTACCCCGACGAGATGCTCTCCGACATCGCGACCCGGATCGGCTTCGGGCCGGCGTTCGACGACGCGGTCGGCCTCACCTCGGCGTGA
- the upp gene encoding uracil phosphoribosyltransferase translates to MRTHVVDHPLVAHKLTTLRNKETDSPTFRRLTDELVTLLAYEATRDVRVEDVTISSPVSPANGVKLASPKPLVVPILRAGLGMLDGMVRLLPTAEVGFLGMIRNEETLEASTYAERLPEDLSGRQCYVLDPMLATGGTLAAAIRFLVDRGANDITAICLLVAPEGCERLAEELADLDVPVTIVTAAMDEKLNELGYIVPGLGDAGDRLYGVAH, encoded by the coding sequence ATGCGTACCCATGTCGTCGACCACCCGCTCGTTGCCCACAAGCTGACCACGCTGCGGAACAAGGAGACGGACAGTCCCACGTTCCGACGGCTGACCGACGAGCTGGTCACCCTGCTCGCCTATGAGGCGACCCGCGACGTCCGTGTCGAGGACGTCACCATCTCCTCGCCCGTCTCGCCCGCCAACGGCGTGAAGCTGGCCTCCCCCAAGCCCCTGGTCGTGCCGATCCTGCGTGCCGGACTCGGAATGCTCGACGGCATGGTGCGGCTGCTCCCGACCGCCGAGGTCGGCTTCCTCGGGATGATCCGCAACGAGGAGACCCTCGAGGCCTCGACGTATGCCGAGCGCCTGCCCGAGGACCTGTCCGGGCGCCAGTGCTATGTCCTCGACCCGATGCTGGCCACCGGCGGAACGCTGGCCGCAGCGATTCGGTTCCTGGTCGACCGCGGCGCCAACGACATCACCGCGATCTGCCTGCTGGTGGCGCCCGAGGGGTGTGAGCGCCTCGCCGAGGAGCTCGCCGACCTCGACGTCCCGGTCACGATCGTGACCGCGGCGATGGACGAGAAGCTCAATGAGTTGGGCTACATCGTGCCTGGGCTCGGGGATGCCGGGGACCGGTTGTACGGGGTTGCGCACTGA
- a CDS encoding HelD family protein, which yields MARREVEAEQAFVDRVYVQLETSTAAAQELAREGHDRGRLGHEGGLVERDAMVFQAAKRIAQLDAAHEGLVFGRLDLDPELDAAPRYVGRIGLRDENRDSLLIDWRAPAAAVFYQATAAEPHHVVRRRVLRCAGPQVVGVEDELLDADNPAASSLPIVGEGALMAQLSRARDRSMHSIVATIQAEQDKAIRAPSKGVVTISGGPGTGKTVVALHRAAYLLYTDRRRYESGGVLIVGPSGVFMRYIERVLPSLGETAVALRSLGEVVDGVRAMRHDDPAVADIKGSPRMAEVLRRAARQAVPGAPSEFRIFYRDDVIRLDRQLLGRLRRQLLSQGRRNRVLPRIATTLLDAMWRQVRSERGRERGRDEFNEDMLSNDDFLEFALRWWPPLAATQVFEWLADGDFLARVADGILSQHEQATLMKSWDGALSIEDIPLLDELRYALDDVPEKHGPQNDFTDHLGGDLQELSTAADREFATGPGWRPPTNRIEDDPFAHVLIDEAQDLTPMQWRMVGRRGRAASWTIVGDAAQSSWPVPAESEAARAEALEGKQMHAFHLSTNYRNSSEIYEFAAAYAARVGLNADLPTAVRSTGIPPKMEGPVDDLEASVRAEVARLSGEVAGTVGIVVPVARRAEVNAWLASWPEFAADAPSAANPGETPSGADRIVVLTGLDTKGLEFDGIVVVRPQEIEDESQTGRAVLYVVLTRATQLLSILS from the coding sequence ATGGCCCGGCGCGAAGTCGAAGCCGAGCAGGCGTTCGTCGATCGCGTCTATGTGCAGCTGGAGACCTCCACCGCTGCCGCGCAGGAACTGGCCCGGGAGGGCCACGATCGTGGTCGGCTCGGCCACGAAGGGGGATTGGTCGAACGCGACGCGATGGTCTTCCAGGCCGCCAAGCGGATCGCGCAGCTCGACGCCGCCCACGAGGGTCTGGTGTTCGGGCGCCTCGACCTCGACCCCGAGCTGGACGCGGCGCCGCGCTACGTGGGCCGGATCGGTCTGCGCGACGAGAACCGTGACTCACTTCTGATCGACTGGCGCGCGCCCGCGGCCGCGGTCTTCTACCAGGCAACGGCCGCCGAGCCGCACCACGTCGTACGCCGTCGGGTGCTGCGCTGCGCCGGCCCCCAGGTCGTCGGTGTCGAGGACGAGCTGCTCGACGCGGACAACCCGGCTGCCTCGTCGCTGCCGATCGTCGGCGAGGGCGCACTGATGGCGCAGCTCTCGCGAGCGCGCGACCGGTCGATGCACTCGATCGTGGCGACGATCCAGGCCGAGCAGGACAAGGCGATCCGCGCACCCTCCAAGGGCGTCGTGACCATCTCGGGTGGTCCGGGCACCGGCAAGACAGTGGTGGCGCTGCACCGCGCGGCATACCTGCTCTACACGGACCGCCGTCGTTATGAGTCCGGTGGCGTGCTGATCGTCGGCCCGTCCGGCGTCTTCATGCGCTACATCGAGCGGGTGCTGCCCTCGCTGGGCGAGACCGCGGTCGCGTTGCGCTCGCTGGGTGAGGTCGTCGACGGGGTCCGCGCGATGCGCCATGACGACCCGGCCGTGGCCGACATCAAGGGTTCGCCGCGGATGGCGGAGGTGCTGCGCAGGGCCGCGCGCCAGGCCGTTCCCGGTGCGCCGAGCGAGTTCCGGATCTTCTATCGCGACGACGTGATCCGACTGGACCGTCAGCTGCTCGGCCGGCTGCGGCGTCAGCTGCTCAGCCAGGGTCGCCGCAACCGGGTGCTCCCGCGGATCGCGACGACGTTGCTCGACGCGATGTGGCGCCAGGTCCGCAGCGAGCGTGGACGCGAGCGCGGACGCGACGAGTTCAACGAGGACATGCTCAGCAACGACGACTTCCTCGAGTTCGCGCTGCGGTGGTGGCCGCCGTTGGCCGCGACCCAGGTCTTCGAGTGGTTGGCCGACGGCGACTTCCTGGCCCGCGTTGCCGACGGCATCCTGAGCCAGCACGAGCAGGCGACCTTGATGAAGAGCTGGGACGGTGCCTTGAGCATCGAGGACATCCCGCTGCTCGACGAGCTGCGCTACGCGCTCGACGACGTACCCGAGAAGCACGGCCCGCAGAACGACTTCACCGACCACCTCGGCGGCGACCTGCAGGAGCTCTCCACGGCTGCGGACCGTGAGTTCGCCACCGGTCCCGGATGGCGCCCGCCGACCAACCGGATCGAGGACGACCCGTTCGCGCACGTCCTCATCGACGAGGCGCAGGACCTCACACCGATGCAGTGGCGAATGGTCGGCAGGCGTGGCCGCGCCGCGTCCTGGACGATCGTCGGCGACGCCGCCCAGTCCTCGTGGCCGGTGCCGGCAGAGTCCGAGGCCGCCCGCGCGGAGGCGTTGGAGGGCAAGCAGATGCACGCCTTCCACCTGTCGACGAACTATCGCAACTCCTCGGAGATCTACGAGTTCGCAGCCGCCTATGCCGCACGGGTCGGCCTGAACGCCGACCTGCCGACCGCAGTCCGCTCGACCGGAATCCCGCCCAAGATGGAGGGCCCGGTCGACGACCTGGAGGCCTCCGTGCGAGCCGAGGTCGCCCGCCTCTCCGGCGAGGTGGCCGGAACCGTCGGGATCGTCGTACCCGTCGCCCGTCGTGCCGAGGTCAATGCCTGGCTGGCCTCATGGCCCGAGTTCGCCGCCGACGCCCCCTCGGCCGCCAACCCCGGCGAGACCCCCAGCGGCGCGGACCGGATCGTCGTCCTCACCGGCCTCGACACCAAGGGCCTGGAGTTCGACGGCATCGTGGTGGTCCGCCCCCAAGAGATCGAGGACGAGTCGCAGACGGGGCGTGCGGTGCTCTACGTCGTGCTCACCCGCGCCACGCAGTTGCTGTCGATCCTGAGCTGA
- a CDS encoding DoxX family protein, with product MSTTHPSRTATTGSARHIAGLVVTGLVTLFLAFDAVTHLLDVQAVQDWNAEHGAPDWFGPVCGTALAISLVVHLIPRTAVLGATLLTGYLGGAIAVNLFLEQPVFNSVFAFAVAVLAWGGLWLRDDRVRALYTA from the coding sequence ATGAGCACCACACACCCATCGCGAACCGCGACGACCGGCAGCGCGCGGCACATTGCCGGCCTCGTCGTCACCGGTCTGGTCACGCTCTTCCTGGCCTTCGACGCCGTCACCCACCTGCTCGACGTACAGGCGGTGCAGGACTGGAATGCGGAGCACGGCGCCCCGGACTGGTTCGGCCCGGTCTGTGGCACGGCGCTCGCGATCAGCCTCGTGGTGCACCTCATCCCGCGCACTGCGGTGCTGGGCGCGACCCTGCTGACCGGTTATCTCGGCGGCGCGATCGCGGTGAACCTGTTCCTCGAGCAGCCGGTGTTCAACTCCGTCTTCGCGTTCGCCGTCGCGGTGCTGGCGTGGGGCGGGCTGTGGTTGCGCGATGACCGGGTGCGGGCGCTCTACACCGCCTGA
- a CDS encoding rhomboid family intramembrane serine protease, translated as MSLEQRPETQTPRAVSAAVTIGSFVALLYVIEFVDMLMANRLDQQGIEPRETGGLLGIVFAPLLHGGWGHLIANTFPALVLGFLILLSGLRTWAGVSAVVWIIGGVGIWLTGGDNSVHIGASGLIFGWLTYLIVRGIFSRKVGQILLGVVILVMYGGLLWGVLPGQEGISWQGHLFGAVGGVIAAWLLVDRDSERR; from the coding sequence ATGAGCCTCGAGCAGCGCCCGGAGACCCAGACGCCACGGGCAGTGAGCGCCGCCGTCACGATCGGCAGCTTCGTCGCGCTGCTCTATGTCATCGAGTTCGTCGACATGCTGATGGCCAACCGGCTCGACCAGCAGGGCATCGAGCCCCGGGAGACCGGCGGCCTGCTCGGGATCGTCTTCGCGCCGCTGCTGCACGGCGGCTGGGGACACCTGATCGCCAACACGTTCCCGGCGCTGGTGCTCGGCTTCCTGATCCTGCTCTCCGGATTGCGCACCTGGGCCGGCGTGAGCGCCGTGGTCTGGATCATCGGCGGCGTCGGCATCTGGCTGACCGGTGGCGACAACTCGGTGCACATCGGGGCGTCGGGGCTGATCTTCGGTTGGCTGACCTATCTGATCGTGCGCGGGATCTTCTCCCGCAAGGTCGGCCAGATCTTGCTCGGCGTGGTGATCCTGGTGATGTACGGCGGCCTGCTCTGGGGCGTCCTGCCAGGCCAGGAGGGGATCTCCTGGCAGGGGCACCTGTTCGGCGCGGTCGGTGGCGTGATCGCCGCCTGGCTCCTGGTCGACCGCGACAGCGAGCGGAGGTAG
- a CDS encoding enoyl-CoA hydratase family protein: protein MTELVHYAAADGIATLTLDSPHNRNALSRKLVSEFYAGLDQAGADDSVKVVVVRAEGRTFCSGADLSEAADGSMEEGALAIVALQRRIVEFPKPVLTRLHGAVRAGGIGIVAASDIAISAEDATYAFTEVKLALTPAAISLTVLPRMTDRAAALTFLTGETFTGDTAAQMGLVTKAVPEADLDDTVAAICAQLVTGHPQGLRETKALLGRHLVENIEANGADLSKLSARLFGSDAAREAMLAFLSRKKK from the coding sequence ATGACCGAACTCGTGCACTACGCCGCTGCCGACGGCATCGCCACCCTGACCCTCGACTCGCCGCACAACCGCAACGCGTTGTCGCGAAAGCTGGTCTCCGAGTTCTATGCGGGCCTGGACCAGGCTGGCGCCGACGACTCGGTGAAGGTGGTCGTGGTCCGGGCCGAGGGACGCACTTTCTGCTCCGGCGCCGACCTTTCCGAGGCGGCGGACGGCAGCATGGAAGAAGGTGCGCTGGCGATCGTGGCGCTGCAGCGACGCATCGTCGAGTTCCCCAAGCCGGTCCTCACCCGACTGCACGGGGCGGTGCGTGCCGGCGGCATCGGGATCGTGGCGGCCTCCGACATCGCGATCAGCGCCGAGGACGCGACGTACGCCTTCACCGAGGTCAAGCTCGCCCTGACGCCGGCGGCGATCTCGCTCACCGTGCTGCCCCGGATGACGGATCGCGCTGCTGCGCTCACCTTCCTGACCGGCGAGACCTTCACCGGCGACACGGCTGCCCAGATGGGCCTGGTCACCAAGGCTGTCCCCGAGGCGGACCTGGACGACACCGTGGCGGCGATCTGTGCCCAGCTCGTCACCGGCCACCCGCAGGGCCTGCGCGAGACCAAGGCGTTGCTCGGTCGGCACCTGGTCGAGAACATCGAGGCCAACGGCGCCGACCTGTCCAAGCTGAGTGCTCGGCTCTTCGGGTCGGACGCGGCGCGCGAGGCGATGCTGGCGTTCCTGTCCCGCAAGAAGAAGTAG
- a CDS encoding collagen-like triple helix repeat-containing protein, translating into MKRLTPSLAISVLALVVATGGASYAAVSVGSDDVRDNSLTTFDIADNTIHSFDIKNSTVRSADIRDGSLLAKDFKAGSLPAGPKGATGARGATGPAGADGSDGAPGVAGPAGTDGAPARWVLVDANGQIEAQSGGFTVIAGYPETPAAANGNVYIDSGEDLSDNGVVATLAMTNQIDQNADEIKNGRAPGADANPEFSGEVTASVCGIATVVACAPTGTNNSSHFVVSPRMSDGSVTGPDTRKRFYVVIAGQ; encoded by the coding sequence ATGAAACGCCTGACTCCCTCGCTCGCGATCTCGGTCCTCGCACTCGTCGTCGCCACCGGTGGTGCCTCCTATGCCGCCGTGTCGGTGGGCTCCGACGACGTCCGCGACAACTCGTTGACCACCTTCGACATCGCGGACAACACGATCCACTCCTTCGACATCAAGAACAGCACCGTTCGCTCGGCAGACATCCGCGACGGGTCATTGCTGGCCAAGGACTTCAAGGCGGGCTCGCTGCCGGCCGGCCCGAAGGGGGCGACGGGCGCCCGGGGCGCCACCGGTCCGGCCGGGGCGGACGGGTCCGACGGGGCTCCGGGTGTTGCCGGCCCGGCAGGCACCGACGGCGCTCCGGCTCGTTGGGTCCTGGTCGACGCGAACGGTCAGATCGAGGCACAGTCGGGTGGATTCACCGTGATCGCCGGCTATCCGGAGACGCCGGCGGCAGCCAACGGCAACGTCTACATCGACTCCGGTGAGGACCTCTCGGACAACGGCGTGGTGGCCACGCTGGCGATGACCAACCAGATCGACCAGAACGCCGACGAGATCAAGAACGGCCGCGCCCCCGGCGCCGACGCGAACCCGGAGTTCTCCGGAGAGGTGACCGCATCGGTGTGCGGCATCGCCACGGTTGTCGCCTGCGCGCCGACCGGGACCAACAACAGCTCCCACTTCGTGGTCAGCCCGCGGATGAGCGACGGCAGCGTCACCGGTCCCGACACCCGCAAGCGGTTCTATGTGGTGATCGCGGGCCAGTGA
- a CDS encoding AI-2E family transporter translates to MSNPDEGRSRAAVIGDGIEWVSRWSFRWVGIALGAVLVGLIVKFAWSIILPVALALIITSVLAPLAGFFERRLRFPTALSAGAALLTAIGAIVGTAFALAPSIGGQTSDIASDTLKGIERVQKWVQESDIVSKAQIDTALQAIQDRLASSSGDIANGVLVATGAVTSAVITLIVSLILTFLFLKDGRKFIPWASGIAGDRVGRHLTEVLSRAWATLGGFIRTQALVSFIDAVFIGIGLVLVGVPLAIPLAVLTFFGGFIPIVGAFVVGAVAVLVALVSVGWNGALIVLLVILAVQQLEGNVLSPWLQSKSMNLHAAVVLLSVALGSTLFGIIGAFLAVPVVAVTAVVLRYLNEQASVAVGSPSSPDQRIEISTGEGAALEVDDDTTAETTDETAGETAGAPARSKPGLFSRLRKS, encoded by the coding sequence ATGAGCAATCCGGATGAGGGCAGGTCCCGTGCAGCGGTGATCGGGGACGGCATCGAATGGGTCTCGCGGTGGAGCTTCCGCTGGGTCGGCATCGCGCTCGGCGCGGTGCTCGTCGGGCTGATCGTCAAGTTCGCCTGGAGCATCATCCTGCCGGTGGCCCTGGCCCTGATCATCACCAGCGTGCTCGCCCCGCTCGCCGGTTTCTTCGAGCGCCGGCTGCGCTTCCCCACGGCTCTCTCCGCAGGCGCGGCGCTGCTCACCGCGATCGGTGCGATCGTCGGCACCGCCTTCGCGCTGGCACCCTCGATCGGCGGGCAGACCAGTGACATCGCCTCCGACACGCTCAAGGGGATCGAGCGGGTCCAGAAGTGGGTCCAGGAGAGCGACATCGTCTCCAAGGCCCAGATCGACACCGCCCTGCAGGCGATCCAGGACCGGCTTGCGTCCTCGTCGGGCGACATCGCGAACGGGGTCCTGGTCGCCACCGGCGCGGTGACCTCGGCCGTGATCACCCTGATCGTCTCGCTGATCCTCACCTTCCTGTTCCTCAAGGACGGCCGGAAGTTCATCCCCTGGGCCAGCGGCATCGCCGGCGACCGGGTCGGCAGGCACCTGACCGAGGTCCTCAGCCGGGCCTGGGCCACGCTGGGCGGCTTCATCCGCACCCAGGCACTGGTCAGCTTCATCGACGCCGTCTTCATTGGCATCGGCCTGGTCCTGGTCGGCGTCCCGTTGGCCATCCCCCTGGCCGTGCTCACCTTCTTCGGTGGCTTCATCCCGATCGTGGGTGCCTTCGTGGTCGGTGCCGTCGCGGTCCTGGTGGCACTGGTCTCGGTCGGCTGGAACGGTGCCCTGATCGTCCTGCTGGTGATCCTCGCCGTGCAGCAGCTCGAGGGCAACGTGCTGTCTCCGTGGCTGCAGTCCAAGAGCATGAACCTGCATGCGGCGGTCGTGCTGCTCTCCGTGGCCCTGGGCTCGACGCTCTTCGGCATCATCGGGGCCTTCCTGGCCGTTCCGGTGGTGGCCGTGACCGCCGTGGTGCTGCGCTACCTCAACGAGCAGGCATCGGTGGCGGTCGGCAGCCCTTCGTCGCCGGACCAACGGATCGAGATCTCCACCGGCGAAGGTGCTGCGCTGGAGGTCGACGACGACACGACTGCCGAGACGACTGACGAGACCGCAGGTGAGACCGCTGGGGCGCCCGCGCGCAGCAAGCCCGGTCTCTTCTCCCGCCTGCGCAAGAGCTGA
- a CDS encoding sortase domain-containing protein — protein sequence MTRRQRLGEQLRGVHSGLLAFCLVLVLAGVVLPSAKSENAFEAARVTPSQPIQLIVPSIKLRSKIIPIEVDQNGTLDPPEDVDLVGWWKRSAKPGAAKGQTVLTGHTVHTGGGVMDKLGKLDKGAKVQVKTGKATLNYKVTKVKTYTTAQVAKYAQTLFAQDRERGRLVLVTCTDWENGVYQSNVIVFADPDGVDKSSEMKDQQDKPVQAKAA from the coding sequence GTGACCCGACGCCAGCGCCTGGGTGAACAGCTTCGTGGTGTTCACTCAGGCCTCCTGGCCTTCTGCCTGGTCCTGGTCCTGGCAGGGGTCGTGCTGCCCTCGGCGAAGTCCGAGAACGCATTCGAGGCAGCAAGGGTCACCCCCTCGCAACCGATCCAGCTGATCGTTCCGTCGATCAAGCTCCGGTCAAAGATCATTCCGATCGAGGTCGACCAGAACGGCACGCTCGACCCGCCGGAGGACGTCGACCTCGTGGGCTGGTGGAAGCGCAGCGCCAAGCCAGGCGCTGCCAAGGGCCAGACCGTCCTCACCGGACACACCGTGCACACCGGCGGTGGCGTGATGGACAAGCTGGGCAAGCTCGACAAGGGCGCAAAGGTCCAGGTCAAGACCGGCAAGGCGACCTTGAACTACAAGGTCACCAAGGTGAAGACCTACACCACCGCCCAGGTCGCGAAATATGCACAGACCCTCTTCGCCCAGGACCGTGAACGGGGCCGGTTGGTCCTGGTCACCTGCACTGACTGGGAGAACGGGGTCTACCAGAGCAACGTCATCGTCTTCGCCGATCCAGACGGCGTCGACAAGTCTTCGGAGATGAAGGACCAGCAGGACAAGCCGGTCCAGGCCAAGGCTGCCTGA